The following are from one region of the Petrotoga mobilis SJ95 genome:
- a CDS encoding M42 family metallopeptidase, with translation MRKYLKDLTNLAGISSREEKIREYIKSNVANKVDEITEDNMGNLICLIKGKDSSKKLMLDAHMDEVGFMITRINEDGTFGISPVGGVDPRVVKSQRLKIEEKISAVVNSTPIHLEKETDKVEQYESIKVYAGFSNKEEASKKVHLGDMVTFDTTYYEENSYAVAKAFDDRVGCSIMMDIIDYFFENNEKPLYDTYFNFATQEETGLRGTGTAASKIQPNFAIVLEGTTAGDNPENTPDKWATHIGNGPVLTFMHSGLVLNKEIFEKIVDTAKKLGIKFQYKMRTAGGTNAARLAKTLYGIPAGVISVPCRYIHSPQSIMNLQDYENTYQLVKQLVVNTPF, from the coding sequence ATGAGGAAGTATTTAAAAGACTTAACTAATCTTGCCGGTATATCTTCAAGAGAAGAAAAAATAAGAGAGTACATCAAATCAAATGTTGCCAACAAGGTCGATGAAATTACCGAAGACAACATGGGAAACCTAATTTGTTTAATTAAAGGTAAAGATTCTTCCAAAAAATTAATGCTTGACGCACACATGGATGAAGTTGGCTTTATGATCACCAGAATAAATGAAGACGGTACTTTTGGCATATCTCCCGTTGGAGGAGTTGACCCAAGGGTAGTAAAAAGTCAGAGATTAAAAATCGAAGAAAAAATATCTGCTGTTGTCAATTCTACACCCATTCACTTAGAAAAAGAAACCGACAAAGTTGAACAGTATGAAAGTATAAAGGTCTACGCTGGATTTTCCAACAAAGAGGAAGCATCTAAAAAGGTCCATTTGGGCGATATGGTTACATTTGATACTACTTATTATGAGGAAAATAGCTATGCTGTAGCCAAAGCCTTTGATGATAGGGTTGGATGTTCTATTATGATGGATATAATTGACTATTTTTTTGAGAACAACGAGAAACCTCTTTACGATACATACTTCAATTTTGCTACTCAGGAAGAAACGGGGTTGAGAGGTACAGGAACTGCAGCTTCAAAAATACAGCCAAATTTCGCTATCGTATTAGAAGGTACAACTGCTGGTGACAACCCTGAAAACACCCCGGATAAATGGGCAACCCATATCGGAAATGGGCCCGTCTTAACATTCATGCATAGCGGTTTAGTACTCAACAAAGAAATCTTCGAAAAAATTGTAGATACTGCAAAGAAATTAGGTATTAAATTTCAATACAAAATGCGAACAGCAGGAGGAACAAACGCCGCCAGACTCGCAAAGACCCTTTATGGAATTCCAGCAGGGGTAATATCCGTTCCATGCCGATATATTCATTCTCCACAATCTATAATGAATTTAC